Proteins found in one Paenibacillus borealis genomic segment:
- a CDS encoding carbohydrate ABC transporter permease: protein MLTKSLGVLKYGFVILIVLLSLGPFLWVLLASFKTNAEILSNSLGWPSSFQFSNYTKAFQIAPISRFYINSVIVGIFGTLLNLLLLGMAGYVLARFQFRGKKLLMGAFSLSLLIPGAAMLQPLYLTVNALGLYDKLIGLIIVYTGFGLPVSLYILSSYFLTIPKEMEESAYLDGASFIQTFFRIILPISKPGFGTAGVMQFLLCWNEFQFAIILTTGNQSRTLPLALYYFKSQFASDYGVMFAATMVVIIPSIVVYILLQEQVVSGLAAGAVKG from the coding sequence ATGTTGACAAAAAGTTTGGGTGTACTTAAGTATGGATTTGTAATCTTGATTGTTCTGCTGTCCCTGGGTCCGTTCCTGTGGGTGCTGCTGGCTTCGTTTAAGACGAATGCCGAGATTCTGAGCAATTCGCTCGGCTGGCCAAGCAGCTTCCAATTCTCCAATTACACGAAGGCCTTCCAGATCGCGCCGATTTCCCGGTTCTACATCAACAGTGTAATTGTGGGGATTTTTGGAACACTACTCAATCTGTTGTTGCTTGGGATGGCCGGCTATGTTCTGGCACGCTTTCAGTTCCGCGGCAAAAAGCTGCTGATGGGAGCCTTCTCCCTCTCGTTGCTGATTCCGGGCGCTGCGATGCTGCAGCCGCTGTACTTGACAGTTAACGCGCTCGGGCTGTATGACAAGCTGATCGGACTTATTATTGTGTATACCGGCTTTGGATTACCGGTCTCGCTCTACATTCTATCCAGCTATTTCCTGACAATTCCGAAGGAAATGGAGGAATCCGCTTATCTGGATGGTGCCAGCTTCATCCAGACCTTCTTCCGGATTATACTGCCGATCTCGAAGCCGGGCTTCGGCACGGCAGGGGTAATGCAGTTCCTGCTCTGCTGGAATGAATTCCAATTCGCGATCATTCTGACGACAGGCAATCAGAGCCGGACACTGCCGCTTGCGCTCTATTATTTCAAAAGCCAGTTTGCCAGTGATTACGGCGTCATGTTCGCCGCTACGATGGTTGTAATCATCCCGAGTATTGTGGTCTATATCCTGCTGCAGGAGCAGGTGGTATCCGGACTTGCTGCGGGAGCGGTGAAGGGATGA
- a CDS encoding ABC transporter substrate-binding protein: MRKSLYKTGCTLAGMLMLTMSITACGSGNSAENNGAAATAGSGNAAAPAAKAPVKISYLTFRVGTHASAKMEEEQIKQFNAKYGNEVEVVVEEIPSDAAYVDKIKILAASGDVPDVVMGKDGINDVLIKGNLATPFNDYLDKDAEWKAAIGEDALASNTRDGKIWSISDQKQNIGYFYNKEMFEKAGIKPAETWDEFMSNNEKLKAAGFVPLALMTGENAWTSNLILAAMIGTNGDNGKAFMNTLHPTDFNTPEMIKALNMMKELLEKYTTKDALGAGYANAANAFSQGKAAMIANGPWMIGDFSDPAKSSEGFDAKVGVAAYPDNSLISTYEVGYMIGAKTPETRDAAEKFIKFKTGLEGQTIALEYGNVMPVSSEVQPSDALKEKYPIMVESITVAQKTQLHYRTLDSIVYPNVTDAWKNLYPKLVAGRATAEEIAQELTDIAAKNK; this comes from the coding sequence GTGCGAAAGTCTTTGTACAAAACGGGCTGTACCTTAGCAGGCATGCTGATGCTGACCATGTCCATTACGGCATGCGGATCAGGGAATTCAGCAGAGAATAATGGAGCGGCCGCAACGGCAGGCTCAGGAAATGCAGCAGCGCCTGCGGCTAAAGCGCCGGTCAAAATTTCTTATCTTACCTTCCGGGTCGGCACGCATGCGTCAGCCAAGATGGAGGAAGAGCAGATCAAGCAGTTCAATGCCAAGTACGGCAATGAAGTGGAAGTTGTGGTTGAAGAGATTCCAAGTGATGCCGCATATGTGGATAAAATAAAGATTCTGGCAGCCTCCGGGGATGTGCCGGATGTCGTTATGGGCAAGGACGGAATTAATGACGTCTTAATCAAAGGGAATCTTGCAACCCCTTTCAATGATTATTTAGACAAGGACGCGGAATGGAAGGCAGCCATCGGAGAAGATGCACTCGCTTCCAATACCCGGGACGGGAAGATCTGGTCGATCAGCGATCAGAAGCAGAATATCGGCTACTTCTACAATAAAGAAATGTTTGAGAAGGCAGGCATCAAGCCCGCCGAGACTTGGGATGAATTCATGAGCAACAATGAGAAGCTGAAGGCCGCAGGCTTCGTTCCGCTCGCCCTGATGACCGGGGAGAATGCCTGGACCTCCAACCTGATTCTTGCCGCAATGATCGGTACGAACGGCGATAACGGCAAAGCGTTCATGAACACCCTGCACCCTACCGACTTCAACACGCCGGAAATGATTAAGGCGCTTAACATGATGAAGGAGCTGCTGGAGAAGTATACGACGAAGGATGCGCTTGGAGCGGGATATGCCAATGCAGCGAACGCATTCAGCCAGGGCAAGGCAGCGATGATTGCCAACGGTCCTTGGATGATTGGGGACTTCAGCGATCCGGCCAAGAGCAGTGAAGGGTTCGATGCAAAAGTGGGCGTTGCCGCGTATCCGGACAACAGCCTGATTTCTACCTATGAGGTCGGCTATATGATCGGCGCCAAAACGCCGGAAACCCGCGACGCTGCGGAGAAATTCATCAAGTTCAAAACAGGCCTTGAAGGGCAAACCATCGCGCTTGAATACGGCAATGTAATGCCGGTATCCAGTGAAGTTCAGCCTTCAGACGCACTGAAAGAGAAATATCCGATTATGGTCGAATCGATCACAGTCGCGCAAAAGACACAGCTGCATTACCGGACACTGGACTCCATCGTCTATCCGAACGTAACAGATGCCTGGAAGAACCTGTATCCGAAGCTGGTAGCGGGCCGGGCAACGGCCGAAGAGATCGCCCAGGAACTGACGGATATTGCCGCTAAGAATAAATAA
- a CDS encoding glycoside hydrolase family 65 protein → MNEEHLWCLKESGYEAGLHKHYEGLFTQGNGYMHVRGSFEEGCSDAPQDEEYLRFPDNVTLEKPRHPKSKQGTFIPGIVAQHPLLKEEIVNLPYMLGLELWSAGGRLDMDLSRISGYSRWLDLRDGCLHRSLIWETPGGMLLKCNFERYISMADKHLCIQRVQVEVLAGEGRLEVRATLRGDVRTNGMNHFDSVVPSAEVGCSLSLETLTEGGNQIFMHSALEASEAVIWHEENTGVTAALRGEFALQAGDRLTVSKLTAVTTDRDMEQGGTGSRALAQLSRARDIGWDGLYERHTASWKSKWQHADIIIQGDDLAQLNVRASIYHLLRANREEDDRVAICAKGYAGEAYFGRYFWDTEINLLPFYLHTNPQAARNLLLFRYNTLDGARRNAQNYGYRGARYAWESSLSGEEQCANWQYADHEIHITADIVYALYHYVRATGDEEFLERYGIDILVETARYWCGRVDWNREGECELLGVMGPDEYLPLTRNNAFTNRMVKFSLEQTVTCLDSLMSSKQDSYAAAVERLNIRPEERELFRHTAEKLRLPYDSGTDVVPQSDDFASYADVDFAGIWTDRSRPFGHFISQERNYRSKALKQADVLELMLLFPQEFPREQLKAAYDYYEPITTHDSSLSVAVHGIVATWLNQPEAAANFLQRVMAIDLSTEKKGAAEGIHIANCGGLWQLIVYGLAGLKSAMWSGSIELEPRLPEGWTELSFQLAWQGERYRITVHPDAYEVHKLEGRGYVAGTTL, encoded by the coding sequence ATGAATGAGGAACACCTGTGGTGCCTGAAAGAAAGCGGGTATGAGGCCGGGCTGCACAAGCATTATGAAGGACTCTTTACCCAGGGGAACGGCTATATGCATGTCCGTGGAAGCTTTGAGGAGGGTTGCAGTGATGCGCCTCAGGACGAGGAATATCTGCGTTTTCCGGATAACGTCACGCTGGAGAAGCCGCGGCATCCGAAGTCCAAGCAGGGAACGTTCATCCCGGGTATTGTCGCACAGCATCCGCTGCTGAAGGAGGAGATTGTTAATCTTCCTTATATGCTGGGGCTGGAGTTGTGGTCTGCCGGCGGGAGACTGGATATGGACCTGTCCCGGATCAGCGGCTACAGCCGCTGGCTGGATCTGCGGGATGGATGTCTTCACCGTTCATTAATATGGGAGACTCCGGGAGGCATGCTGCTTAAGTGTAATTTCGAGCGCTACATCAGTATGGCGGATAAGCATCTCTGCATCCAGCGTGTACAGGTAGAGGTGCTGGCAGGGGAAGGCAGGCTGGAGGTGAGAGCCACCCTCCGCGGTGATGTGCGGACCAATGGGATGAATCATTTTGATAGTGTAGTTCCCTCGGCGGAAGTTGGGTGCAGCCTGTCACTGGAAACGCTGACGGAGGGGGGCAACCAGATCTTCATGCACTCTGCGCTGGAAGCCTCGGAAGCGGTGATATGGCATGAGGAGAACACCGGGGTGACGGCTGCGCTCCGCGGAGAGTTTGCTTTGCAGGCGGGGGACCGCCTGACGGTCAGCAAGCTGACTGCGGTGACCACGGACCGGGATATGGAGCAAGGCGGGACCGGCAGCAGAGCGCTTGCGCAGCTTAGCCGTGCACGTGATATAGGCTGGGATGGGCTGTATGAACGGCATACTGCCAGCTGGAAGAGCAAGTGGCAGCATGCCGATATCATCATCCAAGGAGATGATCTGGCGCAATTAAACGTCCGTGCTTCCATCTATCATCTGCTTCGTGCTAATAGGGAGGAGGATGACCGGGTAGCGATTTGTGCCAAGGGGTATGCCGGTGAAGCCTATTTCGGCAGATATTTCTGGGACACAGAGATCAATCTGCTGCCTTTCTACCTGCACACCAACCCGCAGGCCGCCCGCAATCTGCTGCTGTTCCGCTACAATACGCTGGACGGAGCCAGACGCAACGCGCAGAATTATGGGTACCGCGGAGCAAGGTATGCCTGGGAGTCCTCGTTAAGCGGGGAGGAGCAATGCGCCAACTGGCAGTATGCGGATCATGAAATTCATATAACAGCGGATATAGTGTATGCTCTGTATCATTATGTGCGGGCTACCGGAGACGAGGAATTCCTGGAACGCTATGGCATTGATATTCTGGTGGAGACGGCCCGTTACTGGTGTGGCCGGGTAGACTGGAACCGGGAGGGAGAGTGCGAGCTGCTCGGCGTAATGGGGCCGGATGAATATTTGCCCTTAACCCGGAATAATGCCTTCACCAACCGTATGGTCAAGTTCAGTCTGGAGCAGACCGTAACCTGTCTGGACAGCCTGATGAGCAGCAAGCAAGACAGCTATGCGGCTGCTGTCGAGCGACTGAATATTCGTCCGGAGGAACGGGAGCTGTTCCGGCACACGGCGGAGAAGCTGAGGCTGCCGTATGACAGCGGGACGGACGTTGTTCCGCAGTCTGATGATTTCGCCTCCTATGCGGATGTGGATTTTGCCGGGATCTGGACTGACAGGTCCAGACCCTTCGGCCATTTCATCTCCCAGGAGCGCAATTACCGCTCCAAGGCGCTTAAGCAGGCGGATGTTCTGGAACTGATGCTGCTGTTCCCGCAGGAATTCCCCCGGGAGCAGCTGAAGGCGGCCTATGATTATTATGAGCCGATCACAACCCATGACTCTTCCTTGTCTGTGGCGGTTCACGGCATTGTGGCCACCTGGCTGAATCAGCCGGAAGCGGCGGCGAATTTCCTGCAGCGGGTGATGGCTATCGATCTTTCAACGGAGAAAAAAGGTGCCGCCGAGGGAATTCATATCGCCAATTGCGGCGGCTTGTGGCAGCTGATCGTATACGGGTTAGCCGGTCTGAAGAGTGCGATGTGGAGCGGGAGCATTGAGCTGGAGCCCCGCTTGCCGGAAGGCTGGACGGAGCTAAGCTTCCAGCTTGCCTGGCAGGGGGAACGCTACCGGATCACTGTTCATCCGGATGCTTATGAAGTGCACAAGCTGGAAGGGAGGGGCTATGTTGCGGGCACAACCCTTTAA
- a CDS encoding carbohydrate ABC transporter permease, translating to MVRKNRGYITLFLLPTVALFIIVYAVSLVILFGTSFTEWSAGRSPVFTGLANYIKLFTDDADFRQSALNTGIWVVLQSTVHVAIGTLFAVILSMKEFYWKFARTVYMFPNIISGAAVGMLFLCMLNPEFGAVNSIVRLFGNADYSQNWFMDYATAFLSVTMTWLPYAAVVTILILAEIAAIPESLFESARIDGASNFKINLYIIIPMLRNIIGTCVILSGTSMLQKMDIILMTTGGGPGNATMNLPIYIYKTALMDNNFGYSNSVGVFLIGFGLIFVLLCRNLFRIGSSEH from the coding sequence ATGGTTAGGAAAAATAGAGGGTATATCACGCTTTTCCTGCTACCGACTGTAGCATTGTTTATTATTGTCTATGCCGTCTCACTTGTCATTCTGTTCGGCACATCCTTTACGGAATGGTCAGCCGGACGCAGCCCGGTGTTTACCGGTCTCGCTAACTATATCAAGCTGTTTACGGACGATGCCGATTTTCGCCAAAGCGCACTGAATACGGGGATCTGGGTCGTGCTGCAATCTACGGTCCACGTTGCCATCGGTACCCTGTTCGCGGTTATTCTCAGTATGAAGGAATTCTACTGGAAGTTTGCCCGCACGGTGTACATGTTTCCGAATATTATCTCAGGTGCAGCCGTAGGTATGCTGTTCCTGTGCATGCTCAATCCTGAATTCGGTGCGGTGAACAGTATCGTCCGTTTATTCGGCAATGCGGATTACTCCCAGAACTGGTTCATGGATTATGCCACGGCTTTTCTATCGGTTACGATGACCTGGCTGCCTTATGCGGCGGTGGTTACAATTCTGATTCTGGCTGAGATTGCCGCCATTCCGGAAAGCCTGTTCGAATCGGCGCGGATTGACGGAGCCAGCAATTTCAAAATCAACCTGTACATCATCATTCCTATGCTGCGCAACATTATCGGGACCTGCGTCATTCTGTCCGGAACAAGCATGCTGCAGAAGATGGATATTATTCTGATGACAACAGGCGGCGGACCCGGCAATGCAACCATGAATTTGCCCATTTACATTTACAAGACCGCTCTCATGGACAATAACTTCGGTTATTCCAACTCCGTGGGCGTCTTCCTAATCGGCTTTGGCTTGATCTTTGTCCTGCTGTGCCGAAATCTATTCAGAATAGGCAGCTCTGAGCACTGA